The Pedobacter roseus genome contains a region encoding:
- a CDS encoding 2Fe-2S iron-sulfur cluster-binding protein: protein MSEKVKVTIDGITVEVDNGTTILNAARQIGGDIVPPAMCYYSKLQGSGGKCRTCIVKVTKGSEKDPRPMPKLVASCRTTVMDGMEVLNITSPEVLEARAGVVEILLINHPLDCPVCDQAGECDLQNLGYEHGLQKTRYEFERRTFERIDIGDKIQLHMNRCILCYRCVFTADQITNKRVHGILNRGDHSEISTYIQQAVDNDFSGNVIDVCPVGALTDKTFRFKNRVWFTKPVDAHRDCDHEKCNGKVTLWYKGADVLRVTARKDQFGEVEEFICNTCRFDKKATADWVIEHPTHIDDTSVIASNHYETLKPLHVIQPNEALQAANEIELHKTVKY, encoded by the coding sequence ATGAGTGAAAAAGTTAAGGTTACGATAGATGGGATAACAGTAGAGGTTGATAATGGAACAACCATTCTGAATGCTGCAAGGCAGATCGGAGGGGATATTGTTCCACCAGCAATGTGCTATTATTCTAAATTGCAAGGCAGTGGCGGTAAATGCCGTACCTGTATTGTAAAAGTGACTAAAGGTTCGGAGAAAGATCCACGCCCTATGCCGAAGTTGGTGGCTTCTTGCCGTACCACGGTGATGGATGGAATGGAAGTGCTTAACATTACTTCTCCTGAAGTTTTGGAAGCACGTGCAGGTGTTGTGGAGATCTTGTTGATTAACCACCCTCTAGATTGCCCAGTTTGTGATCAGGCAGGAGAATGTGATCTTCAGAATTTAGGTTATGAGCATGGTTTGCAAAAAACACGTTATGAGTTTGAGCGCCGTACTTTCGAACGCATTGATATAGGTGATAAGATCCAGTTGCACATGAACCGTTGTATACTGTGCTACCGTTGTGTTTTCACTGCTGATCAGATTACAAACAAACGTGTTCATGGTATCTTAAACCGTGGCGATCACTCTGAAATTTCTACTTATATCCAACAAGCTGTAGATAACGATTTCTCTGGAAACGTAATCGATGTTTGTCCTGTTGGTGCTTTAACCGATAAAACTTTCAGGTTTAAAAACCGTGTTTGGTTTACCAAACCAGTTGATGCACACCGCGATTGCGATCACGAAAAATGCAACGGTAAAGTAACCCTTTGGTATAAAGGAGCAGATGTCCTGCGTGTTACCGCACGTAAAGATCAGTTTGGTGAGGTTGAAGAGTTTATTTGTAACACTTGCCGTTTTGATAAAAAAGCAACTGCCGATTGGGTAATCGAACACCCAACTCATATTGATGATACTTCGGTAATTGCATCAAATCACTACGAAACATTAAAACCTTTGCACGTTATTCAGCCAAATGAGGCATTACAGGCGGCAAATGAAATTGAATTACATAAAACAGTTAAATACTAA
- the nuoH gene encoding NADH-quinone oxidoreductase subunit NuoH, with protein MDSAFVIEKFILVAVIFGISLVIAMYSTYAERKVAAYLQDRLGPDRAGPFGILQPLADGVKMFMKEEIIPTSSNRFLFIAGPGLALLCACIGTAVIPWGSPVLIAGKTVALQVADINVGVLYIFGVVSLGVYGVMIGGWASNNKYSLLSAIRAASQNISYEIAMGLSIIALLLMTNTLSLKEIVDQQHGWRWNVLYQPLGFLIFMVCSFAETNRAPFDLPECETELIGGYHTEYSSMKLGFYLFAEYINMFVSSAVMAALYWGGYNYPGMDSMAVWLGPTWAPLFGTAVFFAKIFAFIFFFMWVRWTIPRFRYDQLMNLGWKGLIPLAIANIIITGVVIAIIEKF; from the coding sequence ATGGATAGCGCTTTTGTTATAGAAAAATTTATCCTGGTAGCTGTAATTTTCGGCATCAGTTTAGTTATTGCCATGTATTCTACTTATGCTGAACGTAAGGTTGCTGCATATTTACAAGATCGTTTAGGACCGGATAGAGCTGGCCCCTTTGGTATTTTACAGCCTTTGGCCGATGGTGTGAAGATGTTTATGAAAGAGGAAATTATTCCAACTTCATCCAACCGGTTTTTGTTTATCGCTGGCCCGGGTTTAGCATTGCTTTGTGCCTGTATTGGTACGGCGGTTATTCCATGGGGAAGCCCGGTATTAATTGCAGGTAAAACAGTTGCTTTACAGGTTGCTGATATCAATGTAGGTGTTTTATACATCTTTGGTGTAGTTTCTTTAGGTGTTTATGGTGTAATGATTGGTGGATGGGCATCAAACAACAAATACTCTTTGTTAAGTGCCATCCGTGCAGCTTCACAGAATATCAGTTATGAAATCGCAATGGGATTATCAATCATTGCATTGCTTTTAATGACCAATACTTTAAGCTTAAAGGAAATCGTTGATCAGCAACATGGCTGGAGATGGAATGTTTTATATCAGCCACTTGGTTTTTTAATCTTTATGGTTTGTTCTTTCGCCGAAACCAACCGTGCCCCATTCGATTTACCTGAATGTGAAACGGAATTGATCGGTGGTTATCATACAGAATACTCATCAATGAAATTAGGGTTTTACCTTTTTGCTGAGTATATCAACATGTTCGTATCATCGGCAGTAATGGCAGCTTTATATTGGGGCGGTTACAATTATCCGGGTATGGATTCGATGGCAGTTTGGTTAGGACCAACTTGGGCACCACTTTTTGGTACAGCAGTTTTCTTTGCTAAAATATTTGCTTTCATCTTTTTCTTCATGTGGGTACGCTGGACAATCCCTCGTTTCCGTTACGATCAATTGATGAATTTGGGTTGGAAAGGTTTAATACCTTTGGCCATTGCCAATATTATAATAACAGGTGTTGTGATTGCGATTATTGAGAAGTTTTAA
- a CDS encoding NuoI/complex I 23 kDa subunit family protein: protein MESLSNKKKVLEQKPLSFMERMYLPAIAKGMGITISHLFKKEATIRYPEVEREFSTNFRGMHSLKRDENGKERCTACGLCALSCPAEAITMIAAERKPEEKDLYREEKYAATYEINMLRCIFCGLCEEACPKEAIYLDGPIVPADYLRKDFIYGKDKLVEAPLEMKK from the coding sequence ATGGAATCATTAAGTAATAAGAAAAAAGTACTGGAACAAAAGCCGTTGAGCTTTATGGAGCGTATGTACCTGCCGGCAATTGCTAAGGGTATGGGCATTACCATCAGTCACTTATTTAAAAAAGAGGCTACTATTAGATATCCTGAAGTAGAACGCGAATTCTCTACAAACTTTAGGGGTATGCACTCGCTTAAACGTGATGAGAATGGAAAAGAGCGTTGTACCGCCTGCGGTTTATGTGCTTTATCTTGTCCTGCTGAGGCAATCACAATGATTGCTGCAGAGCGCAAGCCTGAAGAGAAAGATTTATACCGCGAAGAAAAATATGCTGCAACATACGAAATCAACATGTTGCGTTGCATTTTCTGTGGGTTATGTGAAGAAGCTTGCCCTAAAGAGGCGATTTACTTAGATGGACCAATTGTTCCGGCTGATTATTTACGTAAGGATTTTATTTACGGAAAAGATAAGCTGGTTGAGGCTCCATTGGAAATGAAAAAGTAA
- a CDS encoding NADH-quinone oxidoreductase subunit J family protein has translation MSTQVFYFVATLSIIFSLLVIFAKNPIHSVLYLILTFFTFTVHYVLLNAQFLAVVNFIVYMGAIMVLFLFVLMLLNLNNETEPSKSPLIKIVGVIAGGCLVITLIGSLKSASINSPLILKNPGLGLVENLGKELFGPFLLPFELSSLLLLAAMVGAVLLSKRDEVEA, from the coding sequence ATGAGTACACAAGTATTCTATTTCGTAGCCACATTAAGTATCATCTTTTCGCTGCTGGTGATTTTTGCAAAAAATCCAATCCACAGTGTATTATACTTAATCCTTACCTTTTTCACTTTCACTGTTCACTATGTGCTGTTAAATGCACAATTTTTGGCCGTGGTAAACTTTATTGTTTACATGGGGGCAATTATGGTACTTTTCCTTTTTGTACTGATGTTGCTTAACCTGAACAATGAAACCGAACCAAGTAAATCTCCACTGATTAAAATTGTCGGCGTAATTGCCGGAGGTTGTTTGGTAATAACTTTAATTGGTTCTTTAAAATCAGCAAGTATTAACAGTCCGTTGATTTTGAAAAACCCGGGATTAGGATTGGTAGAAAATTTAGGTAAAGAGCTTTTTGGGCCATTTTTATTACCATTCGAATTATCATCTCTATTACTATTGGCAGCAATGGTTGGAGCCGTTTTATTATCTAAAAGAGATGAGGTAGAAGCATAA
- the nuoK gene encoding NADH-quinone oxidoreductase subunit NuoK, with translation MENLFTQAAGVPLNHYIYLSAIIFSIGVIGVLTRRNAIVIFMSVELMLNAVNLLLTAFSVHSNDPSGQVFVFFIMALAAAEVAVGLAIIVMVYRNTKSIDINVLNRLKW, from the coding sequence ATGGAAAATTTATTCACACAAGCAGCAGGCGTTCCGCTAAACCACTACATCTATTTAAGTGCCATTATTTTTTCTATTGGCGTAATTGGTGTACTTACGCGCAGAAATGCCATCGTAATTTTTATGTCGGTTGAGCTGATGCTTAACGCCGTTAATTTACTTTTAACCGCGTTTTCAGTTCACAGCAACGACCCATCAGGACAGGTTTTCGTATTCTTCATTATGGCTTTGGCGGCTGCAGAAGTTGCAGTAGGCTTAGCGATTATTGTAATGGTTTACCGCAATACGAAATCGATAGATATTAATGTTTTAAATCGCCTTAAGTGGTAA